A single region of the Gasterosteus aculeatus chromosome 1, fGasAcu3.hap1.1, whole genome shotgun sequence genome encodes:
- the rtraf gene encoding RNA transcription, translation and transport factor protein isoform X4 — protein MFHRKLTALDYHNPSAFDCTDDTQYRNCVVWLEDQKIRHYKIEDRGNLRNIPSSDWPEAYQKYLQDLNCPFGAQEKQESVDWLMGLAVRYEYGDNGDSPDFKAGVTALANILKIQRHDDYLVMLKAIRILIQDKLSSEAITKASHKQEGIPVALDKHVLGFDTGDATLNEAAQILRLLHIEELRELQTRINEAIVAVQAIIADPKTDHRLGKVGR, from the exons ATGTTTCACAGAAAATTGACAGCGCTAGACTACCACAATCCCAGCGCGTTCGACTGCACAG ATGACACACAGTACAGGAACTGCGTGGTGTGGCTTGAGGACCAGAAGATCCGACATTATAAGATCGAAGACCGAGGAAACCTGAGGAACATCCCGAGCTCGGACTGGCCCGAAGCCTACCAGAAG TACCTGCAGGACCTGAACTGTCCATTTGGGGCTCAGGAGAAGCAGGAGTCAGTGGACTGGTTAATGGGCCTGGCTGTAAGATATGAATATGGAGACAATG GGGATTCTCCAGATTTTAAAGCAGGAGTGACGGCTCTGGCCAACATCCTAAAGATCCAACGGCACGACGACTACCTGGTGATGCTCAAG GCTATTCGTATCCTGATCCAGGACAAACTATCTTCAGAAGCAATCACCAAAGCCAGCCACAAACAAGAG GGTATTCCAGTAGCTTTAGACAAGCATGTCTTGGGCTTCGACACTGGAG ATGCCACCCTGAACGAAGCGGCTCAGATCCTGCGCCTGCTGCACATCGAGGAGCTGAGGGAGCTCCAGACCAGGATCAACGAGGCCATCGTGGCCGTGCAGGCCATCATAGCCGACCCTAAGACCGACCACAGGCTGGGCAAGGTCGGCAGATGA
- the rtraf gene encoding RNA transcription, translation and transport factor protein isoform X2 produces the protein MFHRKLTALDYHNPSAFDCTDDTQYRNCVVWLEDQKIRHYKIEDRGNLRNIPSSDWPEAYQKYLQDLNCPFGAQEKQESVDWLMGLAVRYEYGDNVDKYKNCEPLAAFSNSNTAVVDPLFNLDGDSPDFKAGVTALANILKIQRHDDYLVMLKAIRILIQDKLSSEAITKASHKQEGIPVALDKHVLGFDTGDATLNEAAQILRLLHIEELRELQTRINEAIVAVQAIIADPKTDHRLGKVGR, from the exons ATGTTTCACAGAAAATTGACAGCGCTAGACTACCACAATCCCAGCGCGTTCGACTGCACAG ATGACACACAGTACAGGAACTGCGTGGTGTGGCTTGAGGACCAGAAGATCCGACATTATAAGATCGAAGACCGAGGAAACCTGAGGAACATCCCGAGCTCGGACTGGCCCGAAGCCTACCAGAAG TACCTGCAGGACCTGAACTGTCCATTTGGGGCTCAGGAGAAGCAGGAGTCAGTGGACTGGTTAATGGGCCTGGCTGTAAGATATGAATATGGAGACAATG TGGATAAGTATAAGAACTGCGAGCCGCTGGCCGCCTTCAGCAACAGTAACACAGCGGTTGTGGATCCTCTCTTCAACCTGGATG GGGATTCTCCAGATTTTAAAGCAGGAGTGACGGCTCTGGCCAACATCCTAAAGATCCAACGGCACGACGACTACCTGGTGATGCTCAAG GCTATTCGTATCCTGATCCAGGACAAACTATCTTCAGAAGCAATCACCAAAGCCAGCCACAAACAAGAG GGTATTCCAGTAGCTTTAGACAAGCATGTCTTGGGCTTCGACACTGGAG ATGCCACCCTGAACGAAGCGGCTCAGATCCTGCGCCTGCTGCACATCGAGGAGCTGAGGGAGCTCCAGACCAGGATCAACGAGGCCATCGTGGCCGTGCAGGCCATCATAGCCGACCCTAAGACCGACCACAGGCTGGGCAAGGTCGGCAGATGA
- the rtraf gene encoding RNA transcription, translation and transport factor protein isoform X1 has protein sequence MFHRKLTALDYHNPSAFDCTDTPTCHLCSDDTQYRNCVVWLEDQKIRHYKIEDRGNLRNIPSSDWPEAYQKYLQDLNCPFGAQEKQESVDWLMGLAVRYEYGDNVDKYKNCEPLAAFSNSNTAVVDPLFNLDGDSPDFKAGVTALANILKIQRHDDYLVMLKAIRILIQDKLSSEAITKASHKQEGIPVALDKHVLGFDTGDATLNEAAQILRLLHIEELRELQTRINEAIVAVQAIIADPKTDHRLGKVGR, from the exons ATGTTTCACAGAAAATTGACAGCGCTAGACTACCACAATCCCAGCGCGTTCGACTGCACAG ATACACCCACCTGTCATCTCTGCTCAGATGACACACAGTACAGGAACTGCGTGGTGTGGCTTGAGGACCAGAAGATCCGACATTATAAGATCGAAGACCGAGGAAACCTGAGGAACATCCCGAGCTCGGACTGGCCCGAAGCCTACCAGAAG TACCTGCAGGACCTGAACTGTCCATTTGGGGCTCAGGAGAAGCAGGAGTCAGTGGACTGGTTAATGGGCCTGGCTGTAAGATATGAATATGGAGACAATG TGGATAAGTATAAGAACTGCGAGCCGCTGGCCGCCTTCAGCAACAGTAACACAGCGGTTGTGGATCCTCTCTTCAACCTGGATG GGGATTCTCCAGATTTTAAAGCAGGAGTGACGGCTCTGGCCAACATCCTAAAGATCCAACGGCACGACGACTACCTGGTGATGCTCAAG GCTATTCGTATCCTGATCCAGGACAAACTATCTTCAGAAGCAATCACCAAAGCCAGCCACAAACAAGAG GGTATTCCAGTAGCTTTAGACAAGCATGTCTTGGGCTTCGACACTGGAG ATGCCACCCTGAACGAAGCGGCTCAGATCCTGCGCCTGCTGCACATCGAGGAGCTGAGGGAGCTCCAGACCAGGATCAACGAGGCCATCGTGGCCGTGCAGGCCATCATAGCCGACCCTAAGACCGACCACAGGCTGGGCAAGGTCGGCAGATGA
- the rtraf gene encoding RNA transcription, translation and transport factor protein isoform X3, giving the protein MFHRKLTALDYHNPSAFDCTDTPTCHLCSDDTQYRNCVVWLEDQKIRHYKIEDRGNLRNIPSSDWPEAYQKYLQDLNCPFGAQEKQESVDWLMGLAVRYEYGDNGDSPDFKAGVTALANILKIQRHDDYLVMLKAIRILIQDKLSSEAITKASHKQEGIPVALDKHVLGFDTGDATLNEAAQILRLLHIEELRELQTRINEAIVAVQAIIADPKTDHRLGKVGR; this is encoded by the exons ATGTTTCACAGAAAATTGACAGCGCTAGACTACCACAATCCCAGCGCGTTCGACTGCACAG ATACACCCACCTGTCATCTCTGCTCAGATGACACACAGTACAGGAACTGCGTGGTGTGGCTTGAGGACCAGAAGATCCGACATTATAAGATCGAAGACCGAGGAAACCTGAGGAACATCCCGAGCTCGGACTGGCCCGAAGCCTACCAGAAG TACCTGCAGGACCTGAACTGTCCATTTGGGGCTCAGGAGAAGCAGGAGTCAGTGGACTGGTTAATGGGCCTGGCTGTAAGATATGAATATGGAGACAATG GGGATTCTCCAGATTTTAAAGCAGGAGTGACGGCTCTGGCCAACATCCTAAAGATCCAACGGCACGACGACTACCTGGTGATGCTCAAG GCTATTCGTATCCTGATCCAGGACAAACTATCTTCAGAAGCAATCACCAAAGCCAGCCACAAACAAGAG GGTATTCCAGTAGCTTTAGACAAGCATGTCTTGGGCTTCGACACTGGAG ATGCCACCCTGAACGAAGCGGCTCAGATCCTGCGCCTGCTGCACATCGAGGAGCTGAGGGAGCTCCAGACCAGGATCAACGAGGCCATCGTGGCCGTGCAGGCCATCATAGCCGACCCTAAGACCGACCACAGGCTGGGCAAGGTCGGCAGATGA